The Calypte anna isolate BGI_N300 chromosome 2, bCalAnn1_v1.p, whole genome shotgun sequence genome includes a window with the following:
- the CCR9 gene encoding C-C chemokine receptor type 9, which produces MAVASIVTHPGKTSLDYYRNDSSVLSLYGNLVNDTDLTCDKRQVRQFAQDFLPVFFCLIFSVGMVGNALVVLVYCKYLFRRSTTDWYLLHLAIADLLLLFTLPFWAKAAFDGWIFKDIMCKVVNSMYKINFYGCSLFLTCISFDRYLTVVQAMKAKTSKQRQLLRSKLMCLAVWLTSVSLCIPEIIYSQSMQVGGLTVCKITYPPNVSMIFSVTVLALKVTVGFFLPLFVMAICYALIINTLLQAKRSQKQRSLKIITMIITAFLLSQFPYNIVLLVKAINNHTRVLYSCQAADRLDIGLQVTQSIAFLHSCLNPFLYVFAGERFKTALGRLMQSGSCCWSRVQEQFSSACDGQEHSSDWSFATLGRRRVRSSLTLNTHLMSSSVHPSLPGVLVS; this is translated from the exons ATGGCAGTTGCAAGCATA GTCACCCACCCTGGGAAGACCAGCCTGGATTACTACAGGAATGACAGCTCTGTGCTGTCTCTTTATGGAAACCTGGTGAACGACACAGACTTGACGTGTGACAAAAGGCAGGTCAGGCAGTTTGCTCAAGACTTTCTCCCGGTGTTTTTCTGCCTCATCTTCTCTGTGGGTATGGTGGGAAATGCCTTGGTCGTGCTTGTCTATTGCAAATACCTCTTCAGGAGGAGCACAACGGATTGGTATCTGCTGCACCTGGCCATTGcagacctcctcctcctcttcacccTCCCCTTCTGGGCCAAGGCTGCCTTCGATGGCTGGATCTTCAAGGACATCATGTGCAAAGTTGTCAACAGCATGTATAAAATCAACTTCTATGGCTGCAGCTTGTTTCTTACCTGCATCAGCTTTGATAGGTACCTCACTGTTGTCCAAGCAATGAAAGCTAAAACTTCCAAGCAAAGGCAGCTCCTCCGCAGCAAACTCATGTGCTTGGCTGTCTGGCTGACATCCGTGAGCCTGTGCATCCCAGAAATCATATACAGCCAAAGCATGCAGGTGGGTGGCTTAACAGTTTGCAAAATTACATACCCACCAAATGTCAGTATGATCTTCAGTGTTACTGTCCTGGCCTTGAAAGTCACAGTTGGATTCTTCCTCCCACTCTTTGTCATGGCCATTTGTTACGCCCTCATCATCAACACCCTCCTGCAAGCTAAAAGATCCCAAAAGCAGAGGTCACTGAAGATCATCACCATGATCATCactgctttccttctctcccagtTCCCATACAATATTGTTTTGCTGGTCAAAGCCATCAACAACCACACCAGGGTGTTGtacagctgccaggctgctgacCGACTGGACATTGGGCTGCAGGTGACCCAGAGCATCGCTTTCCTCCACAGCTGCCTCAACCCATTCCTCTACGTCTTCGCTGGGGAGAGGTTCAAGACAGCACTGGGCAGGTTGATGCAgagtggcagctgctgctggagcagggtcCAAGAGCAATTCTCCTCTGCTTGTGACGGACAGGAGCACAGCTCAGACTGGTCCTTTGCCACGTTGGGCAGGCGGAGGGTGAGGAGCTCACTGACCCTCAACACCCACTTGATGTCCTCCTCTGTGCACCCCTCCTTGCCAGGTGTTCTTGTTAGTTAG